The genomic window CCACCCGCCGCAGGGCGAGGCGCTGGGCTGAGGGACTGGTCCTCTGGTTTTCGGGTTTTTAGAGCGGTTTACAATCAGTTTGCAGGATGATGCGAGGGGCTTACCCCTCGCGCTCCCATTCGGTTATCGGGCCGCGCGGGTGGCAACCGGTTGGCACTTGTGTTCGTAAAGTCGTTTATTTGAATGAGCTTAAGGGGAAGCTTCGCGCTTCGTGCGTGCTGCGGAAGGAATTTCGATGATGACCAAACCCGATGCCCACGAGGTCTGGTTCCGCGCGAAGGTGCGAGAAGCGCTGGCCGATACGCGGCCTCCACTTCCTCACCAACAGGTTATGGATGAAGCGCAAGCGCTGATCGGCAGAAAGCGCCGGGCGCGCTCCTGAGAGTTTCGACCATCCAGACCGCACTCGCCTTTTCCAGCGCGCGGGGCGCGTCATGCAGGGCGCGGCCCTTTCAACGAATCGGGGATCGTAAGGGGGTCTGAGACCCCCTTACATTCTTAGTCGTGTGCCTCCGCGCACGGGAGGGGCTGCGCCCCCTTGCGTTAATCCATGGAGACGCTTTAACCGCCCAGCCCGAACTGGGCGGCGGTGAAGTGGTAGCTTTCGCTGGAGGGGAAGGCGGCCAGCGCCGTGAGGGAGTCGGCGGTCATGCGGATGTGCCATGTGCCGGAGATGGCGGGCTGGCGGTCGCGCAGGGCGTCGGGCGTCAGGGCGGCGACGTTGATGCCGCCGGGGTCGCGTCTTGAGGCGTAGCGCAGCAGCTTGAGGCCTCCGGCGCGGGCGGCTTCGCCGAGAAGCTGGCAGCCTTCGTAGTGGTTGGGCTCGGCCCAGAGGCGCGGGTCGGTGTCGTGGGGCGGCCGGGTCAGGTCGAGTGCGTCGGGCGTGGCGACGGTGACGCTGAAGGCGGTGTGTTCGATGACGGTGCGCGGGGCCAGGACGCCGGGCGAGCGGGCGAGAAAGGCCAGCCGGTGGTAGGCGATTTCCGCCAGCGCGGTTTTGATCTGCTCGGCGGCATAGAAGATGCCTTCGCGGGTGCGGGCGCGGCGGAAGCGGGAGGCGACGGTGTGGCCGTAGCGGAAGGGGGTCGCCAGCAGGAAGTGCAGCCCGGCGCAGGCGGCGGGCATGAGGGGCTTTACCTCTTCGACGAGGTTTTCCAGCAGGGCCTGATCTTCGCGGTTTTCGGCCAGCCGGTTGGTGGAGATGCGGTGCTGTCCCTCGACGACGCGCCACACCATGGCGCGGTAGGGCCGCGCCTCAGATGCGAGCGCGGAAGGCGTCCACATAATCGCAAACGGTCACGAGGCCATGAACGGTGCCGAGCAGCCGGATGGGGGCGGCTTGCAGGTCGAGGTTGTGCGTTGCCAGCCACGAGCGGGCGGCTGCGTCGTCGCTGCCCATCAGGGCATCGAGGCTTCGGAACAGGCGCACCAGATATTGCGCCAACTCGAAACTTTTGGTGCCGCGCTTCAGCGTGAGGCGACCGTTGCGAAGGCGGGAGACGGTGGAATCGGAGAGGCCGAGAATTTCGCCCAGCTGTTCGTTGCCGAAGGCCCAGAACTCGGCCACCTTCGTCACCGCGCGGGTGAGGGCTTGTTCCTCCCGCGCCGTTGTGTCGGTCGGGGAGGCGGGCGCGGTATCCATCGCCGGAGCTGGGTGCATGGCTTCATTCTCCAGAATGAGAGAGAAGCATACCATTCAATAGAATGAACAGCAAGCGAAGCCCGGCGCTGGGCCGGGCGGCCGCACGGGCCGCCTGCCTCACAGCTCCGGCAGCGGTTCGTCCACCGTTTGCTTGAGCGAGCGGATGGCGTTGGAGAGGCGCTTGGCGGTCTCCGGGCTGGTGAGCGGCGGCTCGATGCGGTTGATGTTGGCCGGCTCGGGGGTGAGGTCCGCATTGCTTGCCAGCGGGGTGATGGTCTGGCTGACATCGCGCATCCGCTCGGCCAGCGCGATGAACCGCTCCACCGTCTCGCGGCTGGCCTTGGCGGCAACGGCCATCTGCTCGGCGGCCTGGCGGATGGAATCAGCGCCGCCCGCCTCCTTGGTGATGAGGTCGAGCGCCTGCTGGGTCGCATCGCGGGTCTGGCGTACCTGCTCGGTCACGCTCTCCACCGCCGTCTGGGTGAGGGCCTTGAGTTCGGCCGAAAGGGCGCGGAATTCGCCCAGCGCCGTATCCGCATGCTCGGCCTGCTGCTGTTGCAGGGTTTGCAGGGTCGTGGCGTAGGTCTCGGCCACCTGCGCGGCCTGGGCCTCGCGGGCGGCCGCCAGCCGGGCCTCGGTCTGGGTGAGGGCCTCCAAGAGAGCCCCGGCGCTGCCCTCCAGCGCGGCCATGGTCTTCTCCAGCGCGGCGGCGCGGCTGCCGGTCGCCTTCTCCAGCTGCTTGAGGAAGCGGGCGCAAGCTTCCTCGATGCCCGCCTGGGTGGTGCGGGCCTGCGCGTCCGCCAGCTTCTCGGCCGTGGCGGTCAGCGCCTCGGACACCGGCGCCAGCGCTTCCGCCAGCCGGTGTTCCAGCCGATGGGAGGCGCCGCCCAGCACGCGGGCGCGGGTAATGGCGATCAGCCGGTCCAGCCGGGCGGCCACGGCCCCGCCGGTCAGCCAGTAGAGCAGCGCCGCGAAGAACGCGCCCGCTGCCGAGATGATGAGGCAACCCAGCGCCAGCGTGCCGCCCGTGGGCGTGGGCAGGTCGAGCACGTCGTACAGCGCGCCCTCGATGCCGCCCGCCAGGCTGGTGGCGTGCGTCGGGCCGTTGATGAGCGCGATGCCCGCGATCAGCACGCCCAGCCCCAGCGCCGCCAGCGGCAGCAGGCGAAAAAACCAGGCGTCCGCATACTGGTTGAGGAGCGCATGCCCGCGCCCCTGCTCGGGCAGGGCGGAGGCAACGCCGCCGTCGCCGGTCGGCAGGGGCACGAGGTTGCCGCCCAGGCGGTCGTTGAGGGCGTCGAACTCCATCTGGCCGGGCTCCAGCGCGTCTTCCAGCACCGTGCCGATGCGGCCATCGAGCGCGACCAGCGGGATGGTCCAGCCAATGAGCATCCACGCCAGCGTGCCCAGCGCCACGCCCAGGCTGGTCATGACCAGCGGCTCGGCCAGCGGTGCGCCGAAGAAGGCGGAGGCCAGCCCGGCGTCGGAAGACAGGGCAGCCACCTTGTCGCCCGCACCCACGGCAATGGCGACGATCAGGGCAGCTGCCGCCAGACCGATCCAGAATGCAACCTTGTTGACCATGGCTCAGCCCCCCAAGCTTCCCTGCTCCGATTGCGCGTCATACCTTTGGAACGCGCATCCTGTTCCGATCAGAACGTGTGTCCCGATCGCACATCTTGACCAATTACGTCCGCTGGCAAGGGCCAGCCCTCAGGCGGCCAGCTTACGCGCGGCCCCTGACGTCAGCCGTTCGTACACCGGCACGTAGTTGTCCACCGTTCTGGCCCAGCTTTTCTCTTGCGTCACGTAGCGCCGGGCGATCTCCCGCCGCTCTTCCCACCTTTCCGGGTGGGCGAGCAGATCCAGCACGCTGGTGGCCAGGGCCTTCGGATCGTCCGCCCGGAACAGCGCGCCGGTTTCGCCATCCGTAATCAGCTCGCGGTGGCCACCCACATCCGAAGCGGCGACCAGCTTGCCCTCGGCCATCGCCTCCAGCGGTTTCAGCGGCGTTACCAGCTCGGTCAGGCGCATCCGCTTGCGCGGGTAAACCAGCACGTCGACAAGGCTGTAATAGCGGTCCACCTCCCCATGCGGCACCCGGCCGGTGAAATGCACATGCCCCTCAAGCCCCAGCGCCTTCGCCTGGGCCCTGAGGCTTGCGTCCATCGGCCCGCCGCCCACCAGCAAGAGGTGCAGCTTCGGCCGGGCCGCGATCATTTCTGGCATGGCGGCCAGCAGCACATCCAGCCCCTCGTAGTCGTAGAAGGAGCCGATGAAGCCAATGATATCAGCCGACTGGAGGCCAAGCTGGGCGGCAAGCGCCTCGTCGCGCGGGCGTCCCAAGGTGAACTGTTCCGCATCGACCGCATTGGGCACGTGGAACAGCTTGTCCGCCGCGATGCCCCGTTTCCGCAGGTCATCGAGCAGGCCGTGGCAGATGGCTCCCACCGCATCGGCCTGGCTCGCCGCGCGGGTCTCCAGCCAGCGGGTGGCGTGGTAGCGGGGGCTGCCCTCCCGCGTGGTGCCGTGGGAGGCGGCGGCGTCCTCCCAGAAGGCGCGGATTTCATAAACCCACGGAAGGCCAAAGCGCTTCGCCACCCGCTGCGCGGGAATGGCGTTCAGCACCGGCGAGTGGGCGTGGAGGATGTCCGGCCGGGTCTCTTCCACCAGTTCGGCCAGCTTGCGCGTGGTGGCGTTCACCTCCGCCATTTCCCGCAGCACCGGCAGCTTCGCCGCCATCCCGCCGATGGGTGGGGTGCGGTGGAACAGGAGGCCGTCCGCCTCCTCCGGGTCCGGGCCGGGCTTGATATGGCGGGGCGTGGTCAGGTGCATGGTCTGCCACCCGCGGCGGTTCTGCTCCCGCAGGATGGACCGGCTGCGAAACGTGTAGCCGCTGTGCAGCGGAAGCGAGTGGTCGAAGACGTGCAGGATACGCATGGTGGGAAGCGGCAACCTCCGGCTTGGGCGTTGCGCCCGTTATACGGCTGGGGCATCTCGCCCGTTGTAGCTCATGGTTCATCGCACAGAAAGATAGCGCGTCTTCTCCCATGCGTTCAGGCCAGTGCAAAGAATTTATTCCAAAGTTGCCCTGCGCTTTTTACGGGTTATCTCAGGCTGCGGGCTTGATCGACCCAAGGGCAGGTTGATAAGGAAAACCGTCGAGCCGGATTAACTTTGCGAGTGCGGCACCCAGGTGGAGAACGACGCCATCCTAGAAACCACCGTAACGGAACCGGCGCCGCCGTTCGAGTCCGCGCGTCGCCGCGTCCTGCTCGTCACCGGCTTTTTCCCGCCACTGGCCCCGTCTGCCTCCACCCGCGCGCCGACGCTCGCGCGCTATTGGATGGACCGGGGCTATGACGTGCGCGTGCTGGCGGCCCACAATCCGGGCAAGCCGCAGGTGCTCAGCCACAGCCTGCCGGACGAGGCGGTGCGGTTCGTGCCCTTCCCCGAGGTGAAGGCGCTGCGCGACGTGCTGGCCTATCATCTCTCGGGGCGCATTCCCTCCGTTGAGGGCGTCGCCGGCGTGGCGGCAGGGGGAGGCTCGGGGTCCCGGTCCGAGGCGAAGTCCGGCCCGCGCCTGCGCGGCCTGCCGTTCCGCCAGCTGCTGGCGGACCTCTACTGGGACCTGATGTTCATTCCCGACAAGCACCTGTTCTGGGTGGAGACCGGCACCCGCGCCGGGCTGGAGTGGACAAAGGGATGGAAGCCGGACCTCATCTATTCCAGCGGGCCGCCCCATTCCGGGCATCTCATCGCCGCCCGCCTTGCCCAGTCGCTGAGCGCGCCGTGGGTCGCGGAGCTGCGCGACGAGTGGGCGGGCAACCCTTACGGCCTTGAGAGCTGGCTGCGCTCGTTCCTCGAGAAGCGGCTGGAGCAGCGGGTGTTGGGCCAGGCGCAGGCGCTGGTGGCGCTCACCGCCACCACCCGCCAGACGCTGATGAACGCCTACGGCAAGCCCACCATCCTCTCGATGAACGGCTACGATCCGGCGGACTTCGCGGGGCTGGAGAATGTTGCCCCGCTCGATCCCGCCAGGCTCACCATCATGCATGCCGGCTCCATCTACATCGGCAAGCGCGATCCCTCGTCGCTGTTCGCGGCAACAGCGAAGCTGGGCGATCTCAAGGACCGGGTGAGCCTGCTGTTCTATGGCGAGCAGGCGGATTCGCTGCAGGCCCTCGCCCGCAAATACGGGGTGGAGGCGCAGGTGACCATCTCGCCGCCCATCCCGCGCAATCAGGTGCTGGAGCTGGAGCGGCGGACGGACGTGCTGCTGCTTTGCCGCTGGGACAACCCGGCGGACGATGGCATCATCCCCGGCAAGCTGTTCGAGTACATCGGGGCGGAGCGGCCAATTCTGGCGATCGGCTCGGAGACCGGCGAGGCGGCGGACATCGTGCGCGAGGGCGGCTTCGGCGTTGTCTCCAACAACCCGGACGTGCTGGCGGCGCAGCTGCGGGAGTGGATCGCCCGGAAGGACGCGCAGCCGCGTCTGCCTGATGTGAAAAGCCCCCACAAGCAGCGTTTTACCCGCAGTGGGCAGTTCGAGTTGCTGGACCAATTTGTCTCCGAAAATATCTTGTAGGAAAGGCGCTGCGCGAAGCGCGGCATTTTTCGGGGTTTAATCCTGCATGACTGTTTTTGCTGGTGTGTTCCGTCATGATCGCCAGCCGATCGACGAGGGCTGGCGGCGCTTGCTCACCCGCGCCCTGTCGCGCGACCCGAGGGACGTGGCGCAGGTCGTTAACCGGCCGGGGCTGCTGCTGGCCAAGGTGGATATCGGCGTCTTCGGCGAACCGGCGTTCATCGATGAGGGCCATGGGGCCGTCGGCGCGGGCGAGCCGCTGGTCAGCGGGCCGCCCGCCGCGCCGCGCCAGCAGGATCTGGAGACGCTGCTGCGCGCCCACGTGAAGGGCGATGCCACGGCCTTCTCGCAAGCGCGGGGCACCTATGCCGCTGCGCTCTATGATCTCGGATCGCACCGGCTCTGCCTTGCCAACGACCGGCTTGGCGTTCGCACCCTTTACTATACGCAGGTGGGCGGCTGCGTGGTCTTCGCCACGGCCCTCAGGATTTTGGATGCCCTGCCGTTCGTGCCGAAGCGGGTGGACAACGGCGCTGTGCACGAGTGGGTGACCATCCACTACTGTTTCGAGAATCGCACGCCCTATCAGGGCATCTACATGCTGCGTGGCGGCGAGCGGCTGCTGGCGGACGGCAACGGCGTTCGTGTCGTCACCGACTGGGCGTGGGACAAGGTGCCCGATGACCGGCCGGTCACGCCCGAGGCGGTGGATGAGCTTTACCAGCTGTTCCGCGAGGCGGTTGACCTGCGGCTCCGCGGTGATACGGCCGCGCGCGCCCAGCTTTCGGGCGGGCTCGACTCCCGCATGATCGTCACCGAGCTGCGCCGGCGCAACGTGGACGTGCGAACCCTCACGCTCACCTGGCCGCGCTCGCTCGATGCCGTGCTGGCGGAGCAGTACGCCGCAAGGCTTGGCGCGCGCCACTTTATGGCCGAGGTGCCGCGCCCCATGCCGCACGACATCAGCTATTACACCGATCAGGTGTACCGGGAAAACGCGGCCTTCCGCGATGTGCCGGGCGCGCGGCCCGGCCTCGTCTGGGCGGGGGACGGCGGCAGCGTCTGCCTCGGCTATGTCAACACCACCCCGGCGCTTGTCGAGGCGCTGCGGGCCGGGCGCTACAACGAGGCGGCGCGCATCCATGTGGAGCGCAAGTTCATGCGCCTGCGCTCGACCTTGCTCAAGCGCGAGGAGCGTGAGCGGTTCAACAGCTACTTCGAGTCTCGCATCGCGGACATTCTCCGCAGTTACGGCGGGCGCGATCCCGGCCGGGCGGTGCAGTGGTTCATGCTGACGACGCAGGAGCGTTTTCAGGTCACCGGTCTTTACGAGAACATCGACCTGCGGCGCTTCGAATATGTGATGCCGCTGTTCGACACCAAGCTGGCCGCCGCCTTCCAGCGCTTCCCGCTGGATGAGTGCATGGGCCACAAGCTCTACGACAAGTGGATGGATCGCTTTCCCGCCGTGGTGCGCTCCGTGCCCTGGCAGGCCTATGCCGGGCATATTGCCTCGCCCCTGCCGCTGCCGGACGCCGACATCCAGTGGAAGCCCCTCAGCGCCGACTACCACGCCCAGCAGCGGCGCACGGCGCTGGCCCGCTACCGCTCGGTGCGCGAGGCCGGGCTCGGCCGCCCGCCGTTCATCCGGCCGGAGGTGGAGCTGGCGGCCCTCATGTTCACCAAGCTCGGGCACAGCAAGCTGGCTTATCTGCTCGATTCCGCCAGCGCCTACCGCGCCTGGTGGTCCGCCCGCAGCGACTTGTAAATGGCGCGTGTTGGATGGGCTGTTGTGCTCGTAAAGCGCGAATGGCCCGTAATCGGCTTTAAACGCCCGTACAGAGGTTTTTGCCTATTTCGGCTAGGGTGGTAGCGGGCAAGCTTGGAATCGCGCTGTAAAGTGCCTCCACGGGCCTTTACGGGGCATTGCCAGGCTGGGTCTCGCCCTGTTTGGCGTTTGGCCGCAGATCGGGCGAATGGTTCTCAGGGTGTAGTTTTTTCAAATTGCATATGCAGGGAGCCAAGGACGCGGAGGCGTACAAGCAAAAGGGCCCCTGCGACCCTATCCGGTTGTCCGGATATGCGGGCGGCGGCCGGACGCGCCGTATGCCGCCCGGCGTCCCTTGGTTGGAGAGCTTGTGGCTGCGCGCATATGCCCGGCAGGCTGGAAGTGTACGGTGGATCCTGCCAGACACGTTCCGATAAAATGACGGGAGTGCAGAGGGTCCGCGACCCTCTGCATCAAACACCTTCTTCCGGTCCGGCCCTATTCCGCTGCTTGGCGCAGGGCGGCGCGGCGGCGCAGGTCCTCAACGCAGCGCTGGGCGGTCTTGCCGTCCCACAGGTCCGGGCGGCGGCCGGAGGGCCACTGGCCGGCCAGAACGGTCTCCACGGCTTCCAGCAGCTTTTCGGGCCTCACGAGGCGGTTGGTGCCCTCGGTGACGGTGACGGGGCGCTCGGTGTTCTCGCGCAGCGTGAGGCAGGGGATGTCGAGGTAGGTGGTTTCCTCCTGCACGCCGCCGCTGTCGGTGATGCACAGGCGGGCGTTGCTGACGAGGCTCATGAACGGGCGGTAGCTCACCGGCTCCACCAGCTTGATGCCTGCGGTCTCCAGCCGTCCCCAGAGGCCGAAATCGTTCAGTTTCTTGCGCGTGCGCGGGTGGACCGGGAAGATGAGCGGCAGGCGGGCGGCCACCTTCTCCAACTGGGCGACCAGCGGCTCGAGCGTTTCCCTCTGGTCGACGTTGGACGGGCGGTGGAGCGTGACGATGCCGTAACCGCCGGGTTGCAGCCCGTGCTGGGCCGGGGCGTTCTCCGCCTCGATGCGTTCGCGCAGCAACTCGTAAGAGTCCAGCATGATGTTGCCGACGCGGGTGATGCGCTCAGGCGCAATGCCCTCAAGGGCTAGGTTCTCGTCGCCGTCGGGCGAGGGGGTCCACAGCACGTCGGAGAGCACGTCGGTGGCGAGCCGGTTGATCTCCTCCGGCATGCGGCGGTCACGGCTGCGAAGGCCTGCCTCCAGATGCACGACCGGAATCCAGAGCTTCGCGCCCACCATGGCGCAGGCGACGGTCGAGTTCACGTCACCCACGACGACCAGCCAGTCGGGCCGCTCGGCGAGCGCCACCTTCTCGTAGGCGATCATCACGTTGCCCACCTGCTCGGCATGGCTGCCGCCGCCCACGTTCAGGTGGTGGTCCGGCTCGGGCAGGCCGAGATCGACGAAGAAGGCGTCGGACATGTTGAAGTCATAGTGCTGCCCGGTGTGAACGATCTTCGGCGTGAAATCGCCGCTGGCCTTCAGCGCATGGTAGAGCGGCGCGACCTTCATGAAATTCGGCCGGGCAGCGGCAATCAGATGAACAAGGGCAGGCATGAACACCTCTTGGCAGAGAAGCGGAGAGAACGAACGGTTGCGGCGCGCGGGCGCGGCGCAGGGAAGGCAGGCGCTAAGGCTTCCTTGAGAAGGATCACGCCGCAGGCCCCTGTCTGGTCGCGGCCAGCTGGCCCACCGGCTGGGGCCGGCGCAGGCCGAACGGCACGGGCGCGGGGGCCTTGGCCGCTTCCCGCTCCTTCAGGGTTTCCTGGACGATGAGGCCAAGCGCCATGGA from Pedomonas mirosovicensis includes these protein-coding regions:
- a CDS encoding asparagine synthase-related protein gives rise to the protein MTVFAGVFRHDRQPIDEGWRRLLTRALSRDPRDVAQVVNRPGLLLAKVDIGVFGEPAFIDEGHGAVGAGEPLVSGPPAAPRQQDLETLLRAHVKGDATAFSQARGTYAAALYDLGSHRLCLANDRLGVRTLYYTQVGGCVVFATALRILDALPFVPKRVDNGAVHEWVTIHYCFENRTPYQGIYMLRGGERLLADGNGVRVVTDWAWDKVPDDRPVTPEAVDELYQLFREAVDLRLRGDTAARAQLSGGLDSRMIVTELRRRNVDVRTLTLTWPRSLDAVLAEQYAARLGARHFMAEVPRPMPHDISYYTDQVYRENAAFRDVPGARPGLVWAGDGGSVCLGYVNTTPALVEALRAGRYNEAARIHVERKFMRLRSTLLKREERERFNSYFESRIADILRSYGGRDPGRAVQWFMLTTQERFQVTGLYENIDLRRFEYVMPLFDTKLAAAFQRFPLDECMGHKLYDKWMDRFPAVVRSVPWQAYAGHIASPLPLPDADIQWKPLSADYHAQQRRTALARYRSVREAGLGRPPFIRPEVELAALMFTKLGHSKLAYLLDSASAYRAWWSARSDL
- a CDS encoding RES family NAD+ phosphorylase, producing MWTPSALASEARPYRAMVWRVVEGQHRISTNRLAENREDQALLENLVEEVKPLMPAACAGLHFLLATPFRYGHTVASRFRRARTREGIFYAAEQIKTALAEIAYHRLAFLARSPGVLAPRTVIEHTAFSVTVATPDALDLTRPPHDTDPRLWAEPNHYEGCQLLGEAARAGGLKLLRYASRRDPGGINVAALTPDALRDRQPAISGTWHIRMTADSLTALAAFPSSESYHFTAAQFGLGG
- a CDS encoding antitoxin PaaA2 family protein codes for the protein MMTKPDAHEVWFRAKVREALADTRPPLPHQQVMDEAQALIGRKRRARS
- a CDS encoding MbcA/ParS/Xre antitoxin family protein, giving the protein MHPAPAMDTAPASPTDTTAREEQALTRAVTKVAEFWAFGNEQLGEILGLSDSTVSRLRNGRLTLKRGTKSFELAQYLVRLFRSLDALMGSDDAAARSWLATHNLDLQAAPIRLLGTVHGLVTVCDYVDAFRARI
- the wecB gene encoding non-hydrolyzing UDP-N-acetylglucosamine 2-epimerase, whose protein sequence is MPALVHLIAAARPNFMKVAPLYHALKASGDFTPKIVHTGQHYDFNMSDAFFVDLGLPEPDHHLNVGGGSHAEQVGNVMIAYEKVALAERPDWLVVVGDVNSTVACAMVGAKLWIPVVHLEAGLRSRDRRMPEEINRLATDVLSDVLWTPSPDGDENLALEGIAPERITRVGNIMLDSYELLRERIEAENAPAQHGLQPGGYGIVTLHRPSNVDQRETLEPLVAQLEKVAARLPLIFPVHPRTRKKLNDFGLWGRLETAGIKLVEPVSYRPFMSLVSNARLCITDSGGVQEETTYLDIPCLTLRENTERPVTVTEGTNRLVRPEKLLEAVETVLAGQWPSGRRPDLWDGKTAQRCVEDLRRRAALRQAAE
- a CDS encoding TIGR04063 family PEP-CTERM/XrtA system glycosyltransferase, with protein sequence MRILHVFDHSLPLHSGYTFRSRSILREQNRRGWQTMHLTTPRHIKPGPDPEEADGLLFHRTPPIGGMAAKLPVLREMAEVNATTRKLAELVEETRPDILHAHSPVLNAIPAQRVAKRFGLPWVYEIRAFWEDAAASHGTTREGSPRYHATRWLETRAASQADAVGAICHGLLDDLRKRGIAADKLFHVPNAVDAEQFTLGRPRDEALAAQLGLQSADIIGFIGSFYDYEGLDVLLAAMPEMIAARPKLHLLLVGGGPMDASLRAQAKALGLEGHVHFTGRVPHGEVDRYYSLVDVLVYPRKRMRLTELVTPLKPLEAMAEGKLVAASDVGGHRELITDGETGALFRADDPKALATSVLDLLAHPERWEERREIARRYVTQEKSWARTVDNYVPVYERLTSGAARKLAA
- a CDS encoding glycosyltransferase, whose product is MENDAILETTVTEPAPPFESARRRVLLVTGFFPPLAPSASTRAPTLARYWMDRGYDVRVLAAHNPGKPQVLSHSLPDEAVRFVPFPEVKALRDVLAYHLSGRIPSVEGVAGVAAGGGSGSRSEAKSGPRLRGLPFRQLLADLYWDLMFIPDKHLFWVETGTRAGLEWTKGWKPDLIYSSGPPHSGHLIAARLAQSLSAPWVAELRDEWAGNPYGLESWLRSFLEKRLEQRVLGQAQALVALTATTRQTLMNAYGKPTILSMNGYDPADFAGLENVAPLDPARLTIMHAGSIYIGKRDPSSLFAATAKLGDLKDRVSLLFYGEQADSLQALARKYGVEAQVTISPPIPRNQVLELERRTDVLLLCRWDNPADDGIIPGKLFEYIGAERPILAIGSETGEAADIVREGGFGVVSNNPDVLAAQLREWIARKDAQPRLPDVKSPHKQRFTRSGQFELLDQFVSENIL